In Balaenoptera acutorostrata chromosome 12, mBalAcu1.1, whole genome shotgun sequence, a single window of DNA contains:
- the PELI1 gene encoding E3 ubiquitin-protein ligase pellino homolog 1 isoform X1 translates to MFSPDQENHPSKAPVKYGELIVLGYNGSLPNGDRGRRKSRFALFKRPKANGVKPSTVHIACTPQAAKAISNKDQHSISYTLSRAQTVVVEYTHDSNTDMFQIGRSTESPIDFVVTDTVPGSQSNSDTQSVQSTISRFACRIICERNPPFTARIYAAGFDSSKNIFLGEKAAKWKTSDGQMDGLTTNGVLVMHPRNGFTEDSKPGIWREISVCGNVFSLRETRSAQQRGKMVEIETNQLQDGSLIDLCGATLLWRTAEGLSHTPTVKHLEALRQEINAARPQCPVGFNTLAFPSMKRKDVVDEKQPWVYLNCGHVHGYHNWGNKEERDGKDRECPMCRSVGPYVPLWLGCEAGFYVDAGPPTHAFSPCGHVCSEKTTAYWSQIPLPHGTHTFHAACPFCAHQLAGEQGYIRLIFQGPLD, encoded by the exons GTATAATGGGTCTCTCCCAAACGGCGatagaggaaggaggaaaagtagGTTTGCTTTGTTTAAAAGACCTAAGGCAAATGGGGTGAAGCCCAGCACTGTGCATATTGCTTGTACTCCTCAGGCtgcaaag gcaataagcaacaaggaccagCATAGCATATCATACACCTTGTCTCGGGCCCAGACAGTGGTGGTTGAATATACTCATGACAGCAACACTGATATGTTTCAG attGGTCGGTCGACTGAAAGTCCCATTGACTTTGTAGTAACTGACACAGTTCCTGGAAGTCAAAGTAATTCTGATACACAGTCAGTGCAAAGCACCATATCAAGATTTGCCTGTAGAATCATATGTGAACGGAATCCCCCCTTTACAGCACGGATTTATGCTGCAGGATTTGACTCATCAAAAAACATCTTTCTTGGG GAGAAGGCTGCCAAATGGAAGACAtcagatggacagatggatggctTGACCACCAATGGCGTTCTTGTTATGCATCCACGCAATGGGTTCACAGAAGACTCCAAGCCTGGAATATGGAGAGAAATATCAGTGTGTGGAAATGTATTCAGCCTGCGTGAAACCAGATCAGCTCAGCAGCGAGGGAAAATG GTGGAAATTGAAACCAATCAGTTACAAGATGGCTCATTAATTGACCTCTGTGGTGCAACATTGCTGTGGCGTACTGCAGAAGGCCTTTCCCACACTCCTACCGTGAAGCATTTAGAAGCTTTAAGACAGGAAATCAATGCAGCACGACCTCAGTGCCCTGTAGGGTTCAACACACTAGCATTTCCTAGTATGAAGAGGAAAGATGTTGTTGATGAAAAGCAACCATGGGTGTATCTGAACTGCGGCCATGTGCATGGCTATCATAACTGGGGAAACAAAGAAGAACGTGATGGAAAAGATCGTGAATGTCCTATGTGTAGGTCTGTTGGTCCCTATGTCCCTCTGTGGCTTGGATGTGAAGCTGGATTTTATGTGGACGCCGGCCCTCCAACCCATGCGTTTAGCCCGTGTGGGCATGTGTGTTCAGAAAAGACAACTGCCTACTGGTCCCAGATCCCGCTTCCACATGGTACTCATACTTTTCATGCAGCCTGTCCCTTTTGTGCACATCAGTTGGCTGGTGAACAAGGCTACATCAGACTTATTTTCCAAGGACCTCTAGACTAA
- the PELI1 gene encoding E3 ubiquitin-protein ligase pellino homolog 1 isoform X2: MFQIGRSTESPIDFVVTDTVPGSQSNSDTQSVQSTISRFACRIICERNPPFTARIYAAGFDSSKNIFLGEKAAKWKTSDGQMDGLTTNGVLVMHPRNGFTEDSKPGIWREISVCGNVFSLRETRSAQQRGKMVEIETNQLQDGSLIDLCGATLLWRTAEGLSHTPTVKHLEALRQEINAARPQCPVGFNTLAFPSMKRKDVVDEKQPWVYLNCGHVHGYHNWGNKEERDGKDRECPMCRSVGPYVPLWLGCEAGFYVDAGPPTHAFSPCGHVCSEKTTAYWSQIPLPHGTHTFHAACPFCAHQLAGEQGYIRLIFQGPLD; the protein is encoded by the exons ATGTTTCAG attGGTCGGTCGACTGAAAGTCCCATTGACTTTGTAGTAACTGACACAGTTCCTGGAAGTCAAAGTAATTCTGATACACAGTCAGTGCAAAGCACCATATCAAGATTTGCCTGTAGAATCATATGTGAACGGAATCCCCCCTTTACAGCACGGATTTATGCTGCAGGATTTGACTCATCAAAAAACATCTTTCTTGGG GAGAAGGCTGCCAAATGGAAGACAtcagatggacagatggatggctTGACCACCAATGGCGTTCTTGTTATGCATCCACGCAATGGGTTCACAGAAGACTCCAAGCCTGGAATATGGAGAGAAATATCAGTGTGTGGAAATGTATTCAGCCTGCGTGAAACCAGATCAGCTCAGCAGCGAGGGAAAATG GTGGAAATTGAAACCAATCAGTTACAAGATGGCTCATTAATTGACCTCTGTGGTGCAACATTGCTGTGGCGTACTGCAGAAGGCCTTTCCCACACTCCTACCGTGAAGCATTTAGAAGCTTTAAGACAGGAAATCAATGCAGCACGACCTCAGTGCCCTGTAGGGTTCAACACACTAGCATTTCCTAGTATGAAGAGGAAAGATGTTGTTGATGAAAAGCAACCATGGGTGTATCTGAACTGCGGCCATGTGCATGGCTATCATAACTGGGGAAACAAAGAAGAACGTGATGGAAAAGATCGTGAATGTCCTATGTGTAGGTCTGTTGGTCCCTATGTCCCTCTGTGGCTTGGATGTGAAGCTGGATTTTATGTGGACGCCGGCCCTCCAACCCATGCGTTTAGCCCGTGTGGGCATGTGTGTTCAGAAAAGACAACTGCCTACTGGTCCCAGATCCCGCTTCCACATGGTACTCATACTTTTCATGCAGCCTGTCCCTTTTGTGCACATCAGTTGGCTGGTGAACAAGGCTACATCAGACTTATTTTCCAAGGACCTCTAGACTAA